In the genome of Populus nigra chromosome 9, ddPopNigr1.1, whole genome shotgun sequence, one region contains:
- the LOC133703705 gene encoding zinc finger BED domain-containing protein RICESLEEPER 1-like, with protein sequence MEVSNESAIKKPKRLTSVVWNHFQRIRKADVCYAVCVHCDKKLSGSSNSGTTHLRNHLMRCLKRSNYDVSQLLAAKKKKKDTSLSIANVNANYDETQRKDEYIKPTIIKFDHEPRKDEIISLGSCRFDQEQSRLDLARMIILHGYPLTMVEHVGFKIFVKNLQPLFEFVPNSSIEVSCIEIYMKEKQKVYEMINRLHGRINLAVEMWSSPENAEYLCLIAHYIDEDWKLQQKILNFVTLDSSHTEDMLSEVIINCLMEWDVECKLFAMTFDDCFADDDIVLRIKDRISQNRPLLSNGQLFDVRSAAHVLNLIVQDAMETIREVTEKVRGSVRYVKSSQVIQGKFNEIAEQIGISSQKNLVLDLPTRWNSTYFMLETVIGYKSAFCFLQERDPAYTSALTDTEWEWASSITGYLKLFVEITNIFSADKCPTANIYFPEICDVHIQLIEWCKNPDDFLSSMASKMKAKFDRYWSKCSLALAVAAILDPRFKMKLVEYYYSQIYGSTALDRIKEVSDGIKELFNAYSICSTLVDQGSTLPGSSLPSTSTDSRDRLKGFDKFLHESSQGQSAISDLDKYLEEPVFPRNCDFNILNWWKVHTPRYPILSMMARDILGTPMSTIAPELAFGVGGRVLDSYRSSLNPDTRQALICTRDWLQVESEDHNPSSALALYVEAN encoded by the exons ATGGAAGTATCAAATGAATCAGCTATTAAGAAACCAAAGAGGTTGACGTCTGTCGTATGGAATCACTTCCAAAGGATTAGGAAGGCAGATGTATGCTATGCTGTTTGTGTGCATTGTGACAAGAAACTCAGTGGGTCAAGTAATAGTGGGACTACGCATCTGAGAAATCACTTAATGAGATGTCTTAAGAGATCTAATTATGATGTGTCGCAACTACTTGcagcaaagaaaaagaagaaggatacTTCCCTTAGCATTGCAAATGTCAATGCCAACTATGATGAAACACAAAGAAAAGATGAATATATTAAGCCCACAATTATAAAGTTCGATCATGAACCgagaaaagatgaaattattagCCTTGGAAGTTGTAGGTTTGATCAAGAACAGAGTCGTCTGGATCTTGCCCGAATGATCATATTGCATGGTTACCCGTTAACCATGGTTGAGCATGTTGGATTCAAAATATTTGTGAAGAATCTTCAGCCTTTGTTTGAGTTTGTGCCAAATAGCTCCATTGAAGTCTCTTGTATTGAGATTTATATGAAAGAGAAACAGAAAGTGTATGAGATGATAAATAGATTGCATGGCAGAATTAACCTTGCTGTTGAAATGTGGTCTTCTCCAGAAAATGCTGAATACTTGTGTTTGATAGCGCACTATATTGATGAGGACTGGAAATTACAAcagaaaattctaaattttgtgACTTTGGATTCTTCTCATACTGAAGATATGCTTTCAGAAGTGATTATAAATTGTCTCATGGAATGGGATGTTGAATGCAAGTTATTTGCCATgacatttgatgattgttttgcTGATGATGATATTGTGCTCAGAATTAAGGATCGGATCTCACAAAACAGGCCCCTTTTGAGTAATGGTCAATTATTTGATGTTCGCTCTGCTGCGCATGTTCTAAATTTGATTGTTCAAGATGCCATGGAAACAATCCGAGAGGTGACTGAAAAGGTCCGAGGAAGTGTTCGATATGTTAAAAGTTCGCAGGTAATACAAGGAAAGTTCAATGAAATTGCAGAGCAAATTGGAATCAGTAGTCAGAAGAATTTGGTTCTTGATTTGCCAACTCGGTGGAACTCAACATACTTCATGCTCGAAACAGTCATAGGATACAAGAGTGCATTTTGTTTCTTGCAAGAGCGTGATCCAGCCTATACCTCAGCTTTAACTGATACAGAGTGGGAATGGGCCAGTTCCATCACTGGTTATTTGAAACTCTTTGTTGAAATTACCAACATCTTTTCTGCGGATAAATGTCCAACAGCGAACATATATTTTCCTGAAATTTGTGATGTTCACATCCAGTTAATTGAATGGTGTAAGAACCCAGATGATTTTCTTAGTTCCATGGCATCGAAGATGAAAGCCAAGTTTGATAGATATTGGAGCAAGTGCAGTTTGGCTTTGGCAGTAGCAGCCATCTTAGATCCTCGATTCAAGATGAAATTGGTGGAGTATTATTATTCCCAGATCTATGGTAGTACTGCCCTGGATCGAATCAAGGAAGTTTCTGATGGCATTAAGGAGCTTTTTAATGCATACTCCATCTGCTCAACATTGGTCGATCAAGGTTCAACTTTACCTGGCAGCAGTTTACCTAGCACTAGTACTGATAGTAGGGATAGATTAAAGGGTTTTGACAAGTTCCTCCATGAATCTTCTCAAGGTCAGAGTGCAATATCTGATTTGGACAAATACTTGGAAGAACCGGTCTTTCCTCGCAATTGTGAtttcaacatattaaattgGTGGAAAGTCCACACACCTAGGTACCCTATCTTGTCTATGATGGCACGAGACATTCTGGGGACTCCCATGTCAACTATTGCGCCAGAGTTGGCTTTTGGTGTTGGAGGTAGGGTGCTTGATAGTTATCGCAGTTCCCTGAATCCAGACACTCGACAGGCTCTGATATGCACGCGGGATTGGTTGCAGGTGGAATCAGAAG ATCACAATCCATCTTCTGCTCTAGCGCTTTATGTTGAAGCGAATTAG